In Lentisphaerota bacterium, one DNA window encodes the following:
- the folD gene encoding bifunctional methylenetetrahydrofolate dehydrogenase/methenyltetrahydrofolate cyclohydrolase FolD encodes MGAIILDGKQAAAEMRAEIARQVQELKTRTGVTPGLGVILVGQDPASASYVTAKEKACVEAGMYSEDRRLPADSSQAAVLAEVGRMNADPRIHGILVQLPLPRHIDEKAVINAIAPAKDVDGFTPVNIGRMLIDEPCYLPCTPHGIIQLLVRSGIETSGRHAVVIGRSNIVGKPVAHLLMRKAPGGNATVTVCHTGTRDLASFTRQADILVVAAGRAGTVTGSMIKPGATVIDVGVNRIPDAAARNGFRLVGDVDFASACETAGRITPVPGGVGPMTITMLLHNTLESARRAASR; translated from the coding sequence CGGAGATCGCGCGCCAGGTGCAGGAGCTGAAGACCCGTACGGGGGTGACGCCGGGGCTGGGCGTGATTCTGGTCGGCCAGGATCCCGCGTCGGCCTCGTACGTGACAGCCAAGGAGAAAGCCTGCGTCGAGGCGGGGATGTATTCGGAGGATCGTCGGCTTCCGGCGGACAGCTCGCAAGCCGCCGTGTTGGCCGAGGTCGGCCGCATGAACGCCGACCCGCGCATCCACGGCATCCTCGTCCAACTCCCGCTGCCGCGCCACATTGACGAAAAGGCGGTGATCAACGCCATCGCGCCGGCCAAGGACGTGGACGGCTTCACGCCGGTGAACATCGGGCGGATGCTTATCGACGAGCCATGCTACCTCCCCTGCACCCCGCACGGCATCATCCAACTTCTCGTCCGCAGCGGCATCGAGACCTCAGGCCGTCATGCCGTGGTGATCGGACGCTCGAACATCGTCGGCAAGCCGGTGGCGCACCTGCTGATGCGCAAGGCCCCCGGCGGCAATGCGACGGTCACGGTTTGTCACACCGGCACGCGCGATCTCGCCTCCTTCACCCGCCAGGCCGACATCCTCGTGGTCGCCGCCGGCCGCGCCGGAACGGTCACCGGGAGCATGATCAAACCGGGCGCGACGGTGATTGACGTGGGTGTCAACCGCATCCCCGATGCGGCGGCGCGCAACGGCTTTCGGCTCGTCGGCGACGTGGATTTCGCCTCGGCCTGCGAGACCGCCGGGCGGATCACGCCCGTTCCCGGCGGCGTCGGCCCCATGACCATCACCATGCTGCTTCACAACACCTTGGAATCGGCCCGCCGGGCCGCCTCACGGTAA